The following nucleotide sequence is from Salvia miltiorrhiza cultivar Shanhuang (shh) chromosome 7, IMPLAD_Smil_shh, whole genome shotgun sequence.
AGTACTGAACAATGATACCTCCCTCACAGAGTGTACGAAATAAGTTAGTGTTTTTTGGGTTTTGCAGACGCATACTGAAGCAATATGTTACTAATTCTAGCTCAAGGTTCCCAGTAGCTACCCTAACATAGCTGAGatgaaacttaaaaaatgtaGATAGATGCATAAGGAGTTTTATGGCACTGTCAAACCAAATAATCAGAATATATGCATCTCTATCATTGATTAGTGTATAACAATAACATTCATTATGAAacacttaaaataaaaaacattttACGAGCCACAATAGTTTGGTTCAGTCCAGTTGGCACCGAATCATGTCATCCCAAAAGCATACAAAATGTTGCAGGAAAGCAATTGAAATCTAGTTTCTATATTTAATGTGTGGCATTACTCATTAGTCTATCTGCATTCTACATCCTCCTCCAAATTCAAGAACGCTCTGATGACCGATTCCTTGTTAGATCTAGATGGTCACCCCAGCCGATACACGCCAAGGAATTGCTCGACTACCCAATGCAACCAGATGAGATTGCTTTGGTGCATTTAATATTTTCAGATGGCATATTCTACTAGTTTTTCGTCGAGCTTACTGCAAACATAATTCTTATGAACCATAAACTCATGATCAAATGTTGGCATTAAATCATGAGGTTTCACTCGCAAACCCCGAGGATAAGACTTAAAGGCACCAACTAGGCATCACATCTTTTTGGTCTTTGATACCTCTTTTCTGGTAATGGTCCAGCAGACTGATAACGACAGCATCAACAAAATCCATGGTAAGAGAGATTAAAAATAGGGGTTCCACAAGAAccaaatcatgaaataactaGACTAAAATTTGAAAAGGGAAATGCAAGTGGAAGTTTAACATAATTGATTGGCTTCCTTCGCTGAAGATTATGCGTCTCCTAGAAGAAAAAGTTATTGTCTTTGAAGTTTGAACAATCGAAGTAGTtccttaaatttataaataagatCATTTCTGCAGTATTTGCATGTCAGTGCCACTAGAACGATTAACCACTATCATTGTCTAGATGCCTATGAGAGTTAGCCAAACAAGTTCAGCTGCCAAAATATTGTTTTCAATTAAGATTTTCTGCGTCTGTCTTCACGACTGACATATATTGTTAGTGAAAAAAAGAGTATGCATGGCTAAATAAAACTTGCTTTCAACTTTCAAGGGCTTTTTACATAATTACATTCATTTGTGCATGTGTCTCCTAAACCAGAGAATACAAATACACCAACCAGAAGATGGTTGATAGCTGCTTTCCTTCTCTTTGGACTTAGTCATAATAAAATTATCCCTTTTACTctacattaaaacttaaaaatagaatatttagAACCCAATAACATATGCTTAGCATATCCATGGGAGGAGGCAGAGGTAGTTTCTAGAGCAGACTAGCAGTCATATAGTGGAACCTGTTGTAAGTAGACTAAGTCTCTCCTAGTCTAACTAACCACAAACTTATAAAATCAAATCAGACTTTCTGCTCTAAATAATACTACTAGTTATCAAGCAGAATAACAAGAAACTGCATGGAACCTGCTCTTACCACTTACCAATCAAACAGAATGAAACGATCAAACCTAATAGCTACTAACGACCTTTGTAATTCATCAGTGATAGTTTATCCTTataaaacaaatatataaaaatggaATCATCTAATTTTCCGGAAAGACCACACTACCTGAGATTTTTTATACCATTTGCAAACCCCTTAATCCATTCATAACCAATATCACATTCTCCTTTTCAGGTAGCTCCTGctctttataataatataaggtTCTTAAAGAGTTTCTCAGAATAGCCATCAAAAGTTTTTAGTTATTCTGAGCAAAAAATTCCAGCTATTTTTCTAACAGCACActtcaattttgaaattctGAATCAGGCATTTGAGCTGCACATGGGTAGCTATCAACTTCAAATATCAAAACATCTGATTTGCTTGTTAAAAGTTGTCTGTAATCAGTAACTTCATGAAATTAGGGGAGAGACACCTACAGATTTCTACTATTCATAAAAATTTCCTCCAAAGCTGTAACTCTGATATACCATATCTAATCCTTAAAGACCCAAACGTAACCTATTAGCTCATTTGATAGGAAACAGACTCGCCAGAGGAAGATATAATAATTCTAAAGCACTAAAAATAGTTCAAAAAGACAGTCAATCAAACAAGGAGTCAAAAACCCTAGCAGGATTATACCTGTCTATCAACTGGCTTCCTCTCAATAGGTTTCTCCAAATTAACTGGAGCCGTAGATGGTAATTCTTCCACCTTCTTCGGCTCCAGCAACAATACAGCATTTTTAACCAAACCAAGCCGCTCCTTAGAAGGTTCTTCCATCACAAACCACATTTCACCACCTTCCTCCTTTAACTCAAAACCAATGCACTCCAGCAACTCCACACCTCCCGGGACATCTGCGACTGCCTCTTTTATCTTTGGATTCCCCATTCTAATCCTCCTGAACTTAGCATTCTCTGGCTCTTTCACCACATTCCTCAAAAGCCTAATCAACACCTCCACTGAACCATCGCTCGGCTTCCCCGACGTGTACGTGCTTACACAACTCTGCAGCTGATTCAGAACACCATCGGCTTCCTTATTGCTACTCCCCGATTCTGCTCTGCTCAAACACGACTCGACGTGGGTGGAAACCTCTTCTTCCGAGGCGTACCCTCCACCGCAAACTGGACACtcgaaaattttcaaagaatagCCATTTGGGTTCCTCTTTCCCGTCGTCACCAATGATTCGAATGGATCGAAGCCGTTTTCCGGCTTCTCGTGTGCCTTAGGTTTTATCCGTGGCCCGGGCTCTCTGCTCTCGGATTTATGCTCGGAAATAGTGTGTGCCTTCGGATGGGAAGGCCTTGAATTAGACAATGATGATGAAGACGACCCTGATTGCGAtggtggcggcggcgacggTGACGGCGTAGTGGAAGATCCCAAAACTCTGCCTTGGCCCTTGAATTTGCCAGATGAAGATGATGTGAAGGGGTTGTTGACTTTCTTCATCAGCCCCTTCATTTTATCTTTCACTTCATCCATTCTGCTTCTTATTCAATCAACTATCACTAAAGATTGTCAGAACAATGCGATTGATACTACGTTTTCGTGTGTATGAATTGAAGTAGGTTTTGGGGGATATCCGGATATTGGATTCGGCAAAAATTGACGAAATTCGGTAATTTTTAGGGGAAAATTGATGCAATTCAACTGAATTGATGCGTTGAATAATTCAATCAACGATCGGACAGAGAAAAATCAGGCTGAGAATTCTATGGAGATGCGAGTTGAATGAAGAGCTGTGGGGGTGTTGAAAACAATTTTTACGAGTCTTTGGGGGCCAAAATGATAATGTGAAAAATAATGAGTAATTTTAAGTTGCCGCGTTAAGACTAAGGCCAATGAGATAGTGCCGCGTTAACAACCGATAAAACCGTCTTTGCTTTTGCACGGTTTGAAAATTGATGGTCAACCAATTATTTACTGCCACGTCACAATGTGAGAGGAATTCTTTTGCAACATATCATTGTTGTGACCATTCTCGATCAAAGTGtgggagttttttttttttttttttttttgagaggaacACCCGCAAGGGTGAGAGGTTAGGCAGACCCTCAACCACTTCCACGAGTTTGTTGAGAAAGGTGAAAATAAGATGGGAAAATTGATGTACAACACCGTTTGACAATGTGTTTGTTGGAAGATTTGAAAAGTTAAAAATGAGAAAGTGTTTAATGATAAAAATCCTGATGCTCATAGAGTGGTGGATGGTGATGAGGAATAAATCCTACATCAACCAATAAATTTCGATTTCTCGCCTAAATATCTAACATTGATACATATATAAGGATCAAGTGACTTTATCATGATATATAACTCCTAAGGTTCAGGCTAAAGAGGAATTTAAGGGCCCGTGATTGAAGTTGGGCCCACAGTAAAAAGGCCCATGCTAGAGTTGAGAAGCTGAGTCTCTCCCAAGCCTAGAGTTGGAGGTCTTGGTATTCTTCAAAGTCAAGGAATAGAGAATTGGAGATTTTCTTCATGTTAAAAGTCTCTTCTCGTGCCCGAATTGTGAAGCCGCCTACTGCCATGGTGGAACTTGCAGGGCTTGGCTTTGTGCCATGGTGGAACTTGCAAGACTTGGCTTTGTGACACGGTGGAGCTTGTGAAGCTTGTCTTTATGCCACGATGGAGCTCGGGAAGCTCGGCTTTGTGGAGCTAAAGCGTGAGTTATATCAAAGTTGAGGCATCAAGTTGACATTCATGCCAGAGGTTAAGAGTTGAAGGGCCAAATTTTCGATGCTAGAGTCGAGCCCAAAAAAGGGTGTGTGAAGCCTGTTAACCAGAGTTGGATGTGGCGATGACGAATGTTAAGAATTGAGCTCCAAGATTAAGTTCGTAAAGTTATGGACACAAGATGGACTCGCCAAACACCTCACCAAAATCAAGGCCCAAATTGCTTTCAAACCACGACAAAAGCTGCAGAATATGTTACAATGGGGATGAAAATGGCTGATTACGACGGGGAAGTTAGGATACACGCGGAGTACGTGAAGAATAGATTTTACGTTTATACCCCTTTTGtaatttgttcatataaatagAGGAATCATCGTCATTTGTAATTCATTCTATCTTAAAGCTGAAAATCAATACAAAAACTAAGTTCTCTCAATATTTCTTCTGTGTTTGATATTCAAGTTTAAGCTTCATTTCTCTTGTATTTATCGATTAttttgatgtgttgtgagtttACTCATCAGAAGGTATTATTATTAATACGTGGAGATGGTTGAAGGCTTTCTCTCCAAACAAGTTTGGCTACTCGACCCATGATTGGTTTTTGGTTCCTTGTAATTGTCTTCCGGCGTAGATGTATTTGTTGTCTCCGTTATGGAGTGTTGGTCTTCTATTTCATTTTGT
It contains:
- the LOC130996050 gene encoding plant UBX domain-containing protein 2, whose product is MDEVKDKMKGLMKKVNNPFTSSSSGKFKGQGRVLGSSTTPSPSPPPPSQSGSSSSSLSNSRPSHPKAHTISEHKSESREPGPRIKPKAHEKPENGFDPFESLVTTGKRNPNGYSLKIFECPVCGGGYASEEEVSTHVESCLSRAESGSSNKEADGVLNQLQSCVSTYTSGKPSDGSVEVLIRLLRNVVKEPENAKFRRIRMGNPKIKEAVADVPGGVELLECIGFELKEEGGEMWFVMEEPSKERLGLVKNAVLLLEPKKVEELPSTAPVNLEKPIERKPVDRQIRVFFSVPENIAAKIELPDSFYNLSAEEVKREAESRRKKLEDSKLLVPKSYREKQAKASRRQYNKTVIRIQFPDGVVLQAIFSPWEQTGALYELVSNALKDPSLEFELLHPVLVKRRVIPHYPAAGEKGITLEEEDLVPAALIKFRPIETVDAVFTGLSNELLQISEPFVSASAVPAS